The genomic stretch GCAGCCTCCAGGTAGCAGTGGGGATTGGGGACTGCCTTTGCAGACTGTGGCCTTTGGGCCAGTGGGGCCAGTGGTGGAAGGTACTTGCCCAGACTGAGAATAGTGTGTGTCCTGTTTCTGGGGCGGGGAAGAGGGGCCAGTGGTCCGTGGCAGATATTTGGTAGCTGCTTTGCCAAGGGCTCCCTTCCTGGCCAAAAGCATATTGATGGGGAAACAGTGGTGCTGGTCTCAAGTGGTTAACTGAAGGCAGAGGAGCAAGGAGACTCAGTGTTCTCTCTGCCCCAGTTTCAAAGATATTTCCCACATCCCCACCAAGCAGAGCTCTAACCACGTGGCACATTAACCCCAGCAGAGCCCTCCGCACAGGCTCAGGGACCTACAGGAGTCCAGCTGGAGAAGGAAGAGTGAGGGATCATTCTCAAAATGAAATTGCTAGAAGCTGAAAACTGGCCATGGATGGTCCCCTGATTGGAAAAAGGCTCTGAAAGGAGGTTCTGAGGTCTTAGGACAATGTTTACTTTAATCCTCTCCAGTGATAGGAAGGCAGCACACCTCATAGTCTGGGTGCAAATTCAATAGTTCTGGGTGTACTTTGAGTGCTTTCAAGCTGGGTGTTGTTCTGAGTTGGCACGCGGGAGCCATTTAACCCTTCATCACCCTAGAAAGTTGGGCAGTGCAAACACAGGGCTACCCATTTGAATCCTAGCAAGGGTGAACTGGGAGAGGCTGTTCCCGGAGTACAGGACAGTGACCCTCTTTGGAAACTCTCTTCCAGACTGTGGAACCAGCGCCCTAAGGACTGACTCACTGGGCAATTACAAAGGCTCTGCCAGGGCCCTGCCAAAGGTGGAGAGATGTTTGTTAGCCTGACCCAGCCCCACGCTATGCCCCTGCACCAGGTTAAGAGCAGCACACACAAGCTTGGAGCGGGAACTCACATAACCATCTTCTCCTCGCAGTGCGGGTACTTTGGCTTCATCTCCAGCTTCTTCACGTCGCTGTAGCGGATTTTGGGCCCCTTCCGGGAGCACTTGCATTTGGACCCTGCGAAAGAGTGCCCAGAGGCCGCTCAGTTGAGGGCAGGGTCTTACCCTTCCACGCACTCGGTGCCCAACTCAGAACCCTGGATCTCACCAAACCTAGCATTTGGCGCTTGGGTTCCCCAGAATGGGACAGAAGGGCGACGAAGGACCTTCTGGGCACTCACCGTCCACTCCCGCGGCGCACAGAGCTAGAAGCAGCAGGAGCAGAGCGGCGGTCAGGAGCCTCATGCTGGCGAGAGGGGCACGGCGCTCGCGGTGCGGGAGCAGGGACAAGGGGAGGGCGCCCGCCCTTCCGTGCAGTGGCCCGGAGACACTGCCGGCTGCGCTCTTCTCTGTGCCCGGAGAGCGACTCcggctcctctctgctcctctagCTCCGCTGCGGCCCCGCTGCGCCCGCCCGTCCGTCGGTGGGTGCCTCCTTCACTGAGCTCCGCTCTGGGTTCAGCGTTCCTtccacagcctccctcctcccgcccaggCCTCTTTTAAATCCGCTCTTGCCCTTGCGGAGAGTGAGCTCATTAATATGCAGAACCATTCGGTGACTCACTGAGATTTCTTAACACGGTGGGGGGAGGAGACCATCTTAGCCCGCCCACCCCAAACCTCATCCAGCGGCACATACACCCAGCCATGAACGAACACACGCGCATTCGCACAGTTAATCCGCTACCAGCGCTCCCACAACATTCCTGCACACACTTGCACACCCAAACTCCAGCACGTGCACACACAGCCAGTGCCCTGGCTCCACTGGACAGTTGAGAGGCTGCTTAAGGGCACTGCTTTTCTGGTTTGCTTAGTTCCCTCTGGACAGACTGACCTGCTCTTTTGAGCAAatgggagacccaggcctgtggCCCAGATCTTAGGAGAAGAATTCACAGGGTTTGGGGGCAGGTGCCGGGTGTGAGTACCAGTGGGCCTGACTCCTAGGGTGTGAGCATTCCCTGTTGGGCCAGCAGCCCTGGTGGCCCGAGCACAAGGCGGGGTTGGAGGGAGGTTGCCATAGGTTGTACAGCAGCAAAACCATCACCTGTGGTCACTGGAGCTGGCTCAGAGAGTATGTGTGTGGGAGGTATGTGGCCCCTGGCTGTGCcagctgtccgggggtggggagAATCAGGCAGAGGTTCGTCGCTGTTATACCATTCTTACAAAGCCATGCAGAGGCCAAGTAGGGAGATATGACAGTGATAATCATCTGGATGGAGTCCATGTTCCAGAtattgtgccaggcattgtggtGCATTGGTAGGGGACCAGGGATAGCGACAGAAGTTCCTGTTGCACTACTCACCAGTGTAAGTGAGTTCACCACTATTGGCCTTCCTTTCATTCTGGAAAGTACAAGTAGTCACAGTACTTATCATAGGGCAGCTGTGAGAGCTACTTAAGACCAGACATATAAAGTGTTTAACAGAATGCCCAGCCAGTAGTTGGTACTCAGGAAATTTTACTTATTGATAtcattattatatagatatatattttattttgcttcttacAAGTCCCCTTTcaagttggtattttaattacttgacaggcatggaaacaggctcagagagaagaaataactttttaagatCACATAGGAAGCAGGTGGCGAGGCCAGGAGGGATCCTAGTATACTAGTATGTGGCTGCAGAACTGGAGTTTTGTCCCTGGGCCACCCTACCTCCCTCAGGCATTTGGTGAAATACTTCTTTGATAGACCCAGCAACAGGATGGGGCTTCTTAGGCTTCGAGGGTCCTTGGGCTTGCATCTCAGGCAAAAgctggtgccagggcaggagcTGCCAGACTCTTCCAGTTCACACAGCTCTGTGCTCTTAGCCCAGCAGCTTCCTGGGGGTAAAAGTGCCCAGAGGAGACCCTGGGGGGATGGAATGGAATAGACAGGCTGATGAGGGGCAGAGTGGGAAGAATCTGTGTTGTCTCTCAGTTGGGGAGCTTTGGCTTCCTtgtggggaagctgagccatAAAGAGCCAGCAGTGCCTGTGAGCTGGCTTCAGGCCATATCCTGAGTCCTATACAAGCAGTTGTGTACCTATACTTAAAGCAAGGCCAACAACTGGACACTTGGATTATGTAGAGGATAAGTGCAAGGGACTTATTTTtggcatttatattaattaaaaaatatatttttagtgaatttgagagagagagagagagagagagagagagagagagagagagagagagagaatgagaatgctCACacgagaaagaaacattggtgtgagagggaaacatcaatttctacctcctgcacgccccctaccagggattgagcctgcaacctggtcatgtaccctgactgggaatcaaacaaccaacctttcagtgcatggggcaatgcccaaccaactgtgGCAGGGCCATTTATGTTAATTTctgaagtttaaaattattttttcttaacacAAAACCAGCACGTTTGTgatcagaacacacacacacacacacacacacacacacacacacacacatcacttaCACCTACTCAGCAATCTACACCAAGATGCTACAGTGTTATCTTTTCAaactcttctctctttgcttgCATGCTTGTACACAAATGAGATCAATGGATGTCCTGTTTAATATCTGCTTGTTTTACCTGTCACTGTATCATCAGCATTGTTCCACATGATTGGTTTCGCTTCtacaatctctctctttttttaaaaaaaatatattttttattgatttcagagagagagagagagatagaaatatcaatgatgagagagaatcattgatcggctgcctcctacaggccccctacttggaatcaagcctgaaaactgggcttgtgcccttgactggaatcgaacctgggacccttcagtctgcaggctgatgctctatccactgagggtTACAATATCTCTTTTAATGATAATCATTTGAGGTCATATAGtataactagcgttcccgttgcaggaaaaatcctgcaatagagtttcctgctgcactctaccccgccccgcctgcttttctcccttctcccccaccctgccttctctgccagcctgcctgctctccttccttctcccccagccccgcctccgctcctcccttctcctccccctggcttgcttgcttctccgcagctttgctcccttctgcagctcttggcttctttctacgctgtcttgatatgcaaattagccaccatcttggttggggtaacttgcatactcatcctgattgattggtgggcgtggcttgggcatagcgaaggtgcagtcaatttgcatatttgtctattattaggtaggatggctaAAAACTTTTTGTCTGGAGTCAGACTTCCTGAGTGTGAATCCTACCTACTATCTATGTGATCTTGGCTTATGACTTAACTCTTGggtatttattttctcatctgtgagatgGGAATATAATAGTACCTACAgcattgggaggattaaatgagatggtgcATGTGAAGCATGTAACTTGGTCCCTAGCagagtaaatgttcaataagtgctgattattgttattactgttattttagATACAGcatattccattgtacagatgtTCCATAATTACTTTAATTACTCTCTGctggacatttgaattgttttaaaggatattttcttGCAAGCAGTAACAAAAATTCTTGGAGCTCAATTTTAGGGTAGCCCTTTAAAATTGGATTATGTCTCAGAAATAGAATCATGCTTGTGTTAAGGCTTTTAATGCAAATTGCCCTtccccaaattatttttattctaaaaaaataattttttagctACCAAGCTTTGGCAGAGCATgtgaaatatgatttttttttgttttcaagaatATGCTTATTAATTAAGTGGGATCTAACAGCACCAGGGATCATGGGCATGGAGCTTTTATAGGGAAAAGTAGTTGGCCCTAAAAAGAAGGACCAATGTTTCCCAACTTCCCAGGCTAGACGAGGTCAGacatttcaatattttgttcCTACTGTATTCCTTAGTCTATGTATGCTCATCTTTGGTTTGCAAAATACAACCATCGTGTCTTTACAAACAGAGCTCACCCCTGTTTGTGTGAGCAGTTCTGGATCCATGGGTACAAAAGAGGATGGAGGGCCTTTGCTGCCAATGGGTCGTGAGTGATGCTGCTCAACCCCGGAGAGTGAGGGAGGCTTGACCCCTGACATGCCTTCAGGGTGCAGACTCTCCACTGAGCTTCATCGGGCCTTTGAGTAGATCGAGGAGGCAGGGTCTTTGGGTGAAGCAGTTCTTTGCACAGTGGCACTGCCCAATTCAGCGGGATCTCTGTGGTGTAGTGAAGGAGAACACACATGCTCTGCCCTCtggaatatatattttggtgtgtgtgtgtgtgtgcgcgcgcgcgcgcgcgcgtgcgcacgcAACTTTTTATAATCATGCTGGTTCtctaggggaggtggggggagaggtgggaggaagtAGACCACAGTGAGATCCTGTGCTCTAAAGACCTGTCTGGCCCTTTCACCTCTCATGTCATGTGTGGCACCCCAAATTACCTGCTTCCAATGGTAGTGCATCCACTAGCTGTGAGTCCAAGCCTGGTGGGCACTCCTCCCTCTCCAGCTCCTTCTTTTCTGGAGGGTTGTGTGCTTCTCTCCCAGTGTTGCCCCCAACCTATAGAACCGGGCAGCCAGCTGCCTTCTCTTTGCTGGTTCTCCTTTAGAACAGTCCTGTCTACTGACCCCTCTCAGGGCCTTGCTctgaggtggagggagaggcagggccaaGGTTTCCTGAGGACAACAACTGGTTTTGATCTTTACACTTGGAATGTTTAGAAAGCTTCAGCAATTAAGCGCAGAGGAAATGGCACAGGGGATAGTTGGGTGAAGTTGAATTAGGCTCCAGGTAGCCTTGTGGGAGCAGAGGGGCATCGTGAATTCCCCCCAACATGGAAAAAAATGACTGCAGCAAATATGACAGACCAATTAGCTTTTATTCTGCCACTTATTCATTCAGCACCACCTCATGGCAGACAAACATCTTTACTATGTTAAGAACTCAAGcaaagatattttcaaagaagGCCCTAACATATAcgaggtgtactggttaataatgtggattttttttttaatagatggagttacacatatgttgatatatatgtgatttgatatgtatgctattttgttgtattggcaACAAGCTTCAAgacttcatatgtcaaatatactgaaggtgttaacatcatagatatttttacacttaaaaatgtcaaatttcgtgccaaaaaaaaaaagagcatttgtgggaagttttaattcattactttattttgaagaaaagtgctgctgaatacttcaggaagcttatggtgaacatgctccatctcaagatacttgtgaacgctggtttaaacgctttaaaagtgatgatttcgatgtgaaaaacaaagaacatccaggtcaaccgaaaaagtttgaagactaacaattacaagcattattggatgaagatgcgtgtcaaactcaaaaacaacttgcagaaagattaaacgttgctcagcaaacaatttttgATCATTtaacaagcaatgggaaagattttaaaggaaggaaatgggcGCCACataactgaacgaaagacaaatggaaaactgaaaagtcatcagtaaaatgttgcttcaacagcacgaaaggaAGTCTATTTTGCATTGAATTgcgactggcgatgaaaagtggatttattttgagaatcccaaatgaacaaaatcatgggttgatccaagacaaccatcaacatcgattgCAAAGACAAATCGCTTCGGAaaaaaagacaatgctctgtgtttggtgagatcaggaaggtgtggggtattatgagcttctaaaaccaggtgaaaccgttaatactgaccATTACCgacaataaataatcaatttgaaccttgctttgatcgtgaaacaaccagaatgttctagaagacatggcaaagtaattttgcttcatgatgaggCACCATCTCACGCTTCAataccagttaaagacacattaaaagatcttgcctgggaagtattaacccacccgctgtattcaccagactttgctccttcagattaccacttgttctgatcgatggcacactcACTtactgagcagcacttcaaaacgtatgaagaagtggaaaattgggtctctgaatggtttgcctcaaaacaagaaaagttctattgggatggtatccacaaattacctgaaagatggagaaatgtgtagctagcaatgaacattactttgaataaagcacttttgatgtttctcttgaaattattgtattttctttgcttacaaaatctgctattattaaccagtacacctagtaagtgAGCAAAGGACAGCAAAGGACAATtcggggaaaaaagaaaaccagtcaTTAACCAATTCATGAAAGAATGTGCATCCTCATTGACaatcaagaaaaaagcacattaatGCTGCAGTATCTTGGCATTTTGGTTTGGGTCCTATTCaatgatgaaatatttattttaaatattaacatccaaagctaacatttattttaaatattaatatccaAAGTAAAAGGAGGAAGGGCCACTTAAGCAACACTGGTGGGACTATGAATTGATATAAGATTTTAGGAAATCATACTTATAGTATGTAACCAGAATGTTTGAAATAAATCATTTCACCCCATTTAATCTAGTTTAGAAAATCTATTAAAACAGTTGATAAGGAATATGCAAAGATACTCCTTATTAAAGTGTTAACCTAAGTGCCCAACAATGGGGGATTGGTTTAGTAAGCAATGAAAACTCTAGTGAAATATACTGGTATGAAGACTCATGATTACAAAGCCTGTAGAATTCCATGGAGTAAATGCTTATTCAGTAAGTAGACAACACAAAGCTGTGTAAACACTGTGATTGCAAGTATGTAAAGCAGCAACCGCTATATAAAGGATGACCaagaaagagatataaacatcattCTCTTTGAGTGGTGGGGCTTAGGGCATCTTTTAAAAGCTTCTCTCCTTGCTTACCAATTTAtctgaatatcctatataatgaaaccctaatatgcaaatcaaccaaacagcagaaccaaacagcagaacgactggttgctatgatgcacactgccccccccccccacaacccctcttccccagagggaggcgaccaggtggtgactgggggggggaggggggctggcggcggcgatgggggtggggtgggggaggtggggccggccagcggGTGGCACTAGCCTGCCAGCCAAGGTCACCCCATAGatcggccctgatctccagccaggcctagggaccctactctatatattgggaacagtctcttagatttaaaaattaaaacctggcaaggctactctaacgctgaaaaaacaggatgatgcagcgataacatgcatggactctggcttgcacattttgtggtcatccctgattctgacacttataactgtctgacaaagccaattacttctcTCTGTTTCAGTTTTTCCTCCCATAAGATAgagaaaatggtactactgcctcagaaggatcatgttatgtactactttttataatcagggcaaaaaaaatgtagctgcccatacaacagcaagatgcctttcacctgtatgaaaaataTGGTCACTGGTGTATGCAGCAtactggattgcgagagggatgtctgactgccagtttaggcctgacatcccttgaggggtcctggattgcgagaggttgcaggccgggctgaggcccctgccccctccccccccccccccccaccgatcccccgtgtatgaattttgtgcaccaggcctctagttctcattATAAAAGGAACTCAGGAGCATTCAGTTTAAACAGTGAGGCCTGAGGCAGCCTTAACTCCTCCTGGCTGACCCCATGATGGGTGATAGACATGTCTGCCCTGTAGTTGGCACCACAGAAGAGGCACATAGAGTCCTCAGTGGTGCTGGTGAGCCAGGGTGAGGGCCCAGGCTCCATCTTCACAGCTGTCCCCACTTGCTTGGCACCACAGCTTACTGTCCTATCATGGCAGGCCTCACCTTGTCTCATCcttcctggcctcctccctcccacggCCCCGCCAAGCCCTGTCTCCTGACATGGGCCCCGGGTGCTGCCCCTTTCCAGCCTGCACTGCTACTGACTCACACACCTCTCCAGCCACACCCTCTATTCTTCGGTTCCTTGAAAGCTCTGACTCAAGGGTTTCTGGCTGCCTATTCTGCCCTAATGATTTCCCCTTGCCCCTTGTTCAGGCTGTTGCTGCTTTACTTTCTGAATCTCTACAGGGAAGCCTTTCTTGACCTTGTACACCTgctatctcccctcccccatccttgtCCAGTTTGGGAGAGGCCCCTGCTCTTTGTTGTCTGTGATCCATAGCACTATTTTCTCTTTAGTACCATTCCTCACACCTGCAAAGGCTCGTTCAAGGTCTTCCCTTTCAGCCCAGGAGCTCCAAGGGGTTTTCTTGTTTACTCTAGTGCACCAACAGGagtccagggcctggcacacagcaggtgctcaataatgaatgagtgaattaatgtGGATCACAATTACTACAGTCTAGTGAGTTATGGAGTCAAACTTCCTGGCTTAGAATCCTAGTGTACTATTCTGTGCCTCTCTGTGACTTtgattcctcatctgtcaaaaggGAATAATAACAAGAGGATCATGTTGATGATTATGAACTAACACAGAACAAACAATGTAGCACAGTATCTTGGCACATAGCAAGAGCTCTATAAATGTccattttactactagaggcccggtgcatgagattcgtgcatgGGCCGGGGGGCGgtggtggtcccctcagcccagcctgcaccctctccaatccgggacccctcaggggattgggcctaaaccagcagtctgacatccctcttacaaccctggaccgctggctcctgatcgctcacctgcctgcctgcctggtcacccctaactgcccccgctgctggccaggtcaccctcacctgccccctcccttctggcctgatcactcttaactgccccctcccccgccagcctggttgcccccaactgccccccccccttctggccttgtcacccccaattgttccccctgccggcttggtcaccctaggcagcctgctgttcagtcatttggtcgtccctcacgaacccccgcctccccccccccgcactagcctggtcaccccacgcagcctgctgttcagttgtttggtcgtcccttactaacccccctgccagcctggtcatagacagccatcttgtgagaatgtgagggttaatttgcatattatatctttattatataggattactattaTTAAATCTCCTAGACTTTCTCATCTGTGGATTTTCTTggctaattccttttttttttctgttaatcctcaaccaaggatatttttccattggtttttagagagagtggaagggagggggaaagacacagagagagaaacatctatgtgagagaagacacattgattggttgcctcccacatgtgcctggaccaggccgaggatcaaaccttcaacccaggtacgtgtccttgacggggaatcgaacccaggatcctttagtccatgggctgacactctatccactgagccaaactggtgaaaGCTGGGctaattccttttctttaataTCTATGAAATGCTCAAATAGCAGTTACTCTTTGTCAAGGACTGTTCTACATGCTatacaaatattaacttatttaatcctcataatagtCACATAAAACAGgtaatttctattttacagacaaggcacagagagggtaaatAACTTTTCAGACCACTGGCAGGTGTAGGCTGATATTGAACTCCAAGCAATCTGGCTCAGAACAGCCCGATGCTGCCTCCTAGGAGGAGGGAACGGGAACACTTCCCCATCTTTTGCCCAGACCTCAACACTGCTTTCCTCTCCCTTTGCTTGTTGGCATCTGGCCCTCAGTTCTCTTTGGAGGGCATCCCAGAGTTTTCATCCAGCTAGGGTTGCCAGACTTAGCAAATAAATATGGGCTGCCCTGGCATTGTGGGCTCGtgcccatgcaatatttgggggcacacttatactaaaaaaaactacatattcattgtttatctgaagttCAAATTGAACTGAGGATCCCGTATTTTAACTGGCCACCCTACATCTAGCACCAGAGGGCAGCAATGTGGTTTTGGTCCACCTTCTTTCAAGTGGTGGTCTCAGACACAGACATACAGCCCCCTGGGATCTGTCAGGGGCAGGGTTGGTGCGGGAAGGACAGGCTCACTATGAACTCTCCTGTAGGGCAGAGTGGGCATTTAGCTatagtggaggaggagggagacatTCCAGGTGGAGGCAACAGCTTAAGAAACTGCTCAGTGAAGGGGAAGAAAGCCAAGGGTATGCTAGTTAACAGAGCACTCTGAGTGTCTGGCAGGAAGGTTAAATATAAAGTAGGGCCACATTGTGCAGGGCTTTGGGCTTTGTCACCTGGATCCTAAGGAGGTTATGTGATTAGGTTTTGCCTCTTAGGAGGAGCTCCCTGGCTGTTGGGTGAAGAGGGATGACAGGGAATTGGGATGCAAGAGAAACCATCGTCAAGGAAGTTTTTGACCAAAGGTCAGGGAATAAACACCTTGTCTCCTTATTCTTGGAATTCTTTATCTTTTGAAAAATGCAAGGCAGAGGTGGAAAAATAAAAGGTAGTTCTCAGTTCCATTAGTTATCGAGAGGGAGGTGTGTGCAatgttggtgtttttgtttttaccagcCCTTCTGTCAGTGGGTCTGTAGTACCCAGAGGAAGAAAGCATTGGGTTTGGGGAGGGATGTTCTCACTAATTTGCTTCAGTGTCTCAGGCAGACGTAAGAGGACAGGGTCAAAGGTGTTGCTGAGGGGATTTGCCTGCCAGTAAACATTAGCCTGAATTAAGCTTATATGAAGAAAACTATTCAAGCAGTCTGAGGTAAGTTGCAATTTTCTGTCTTAACAACGAGTCATTGCTTCTGAATAAGACCAGGTTCCTAACGGTGAGCAATTTAAGATAGTAAAAGAATTGTCATAAACAGCTCCCCAGAGTCAAGAGCACAG from Eptesicus fuscus isolate TK198812 chromosome 6, DD_ASM_mEF_20220401, whole genome shotgun sequence encodes the following:
- the CXCL14 gene encoding C-X-C motif chemokine 14, coding for MRLLTAALLLLLLALCAAGVDGSKCKCSRKGPKIRYSDVKKLEMKPKYPHCEEKMVIITTKSVSRYRGQEHCLHPKLQSTKRFIKWYNAWNEKRRVYEE